Proteins from a genomic interval of Pseudoruegeria sp. SHC-113:
- a CDS encoding protein-L-isoaspartate O-methyltransferase family protein: MPDFEQRRRLMVDTQIRPSDVTKFPIIDAMLTVPREHFVPGSLREAAYVGETLSIGRDRVLLEPRSLAKMLDALDIQPSELVLDVGCGLGYSAALIARLAEAVVAVEPMEGLAEEGQGILADAGIDNAVILERALTNGAPKHGPYDVITLQGAVEILPDGLLAQLKEGGRIGCIFADGDLGILKVGTKIDGRISWRFVCNVGAPVLPGFAREAHFAL, translated from the coding sequence ATGCCGGATTTCGAGCAACGCCGCAGGCTGATGGTGGACACACAGATCCGCCCCTCTGACGTGACGAAGTTCCCCATTATCGACGCCATGTTGACCGTCCCGCGCGAGCATTTCGTGCCGGGCTCCCTGCGCGAGGCCGCCTATGTGGGGGAGACCCTGAGTATCGGCCGGGATCGCGTTCTGCTGGAGCCGCGCAGCCTTGCCAAGATGCTCGATGCGCTGGACATTCAGCCCAGCGAACTGGTGCTCGACGTGGGCTGTGGCCTTGGCTACTCGGCAGCGCTCATCGCGCGCCTTGCGGAGGCTGTCGTGGCAGTCGAGCCCATGGAAGGGCTGGCCGAAGAAGGGCAGGGGATCCTTGCGGACGCGGGGATCGACAATGCCGTGATCCTGGAGCGCGCCCTTACAAATGGCGCGCCCAAGCACGGCCCCTATGATGTGATCACGCTGCAAGGCGCGGTGGAGATCCTGCCGGATGGCCTCTTGGCGCAGCTGAAGGAAGGTGGCCGGATCGGGTGTATCTTCGCCGATGGCGATCTTGGCATCCTCAAGGTCGGCACCAAGATCGACGGGCGGATCTCCTGGCGGTTTGTCTGCAACGTCGGCGCGCCTGTCTTGCCGGGGTTTGCGCGGGAAGCCCACTTCGCATTGTAA
- a CDS encoding TolC family outer membrane protein translates to MSSSTWKSKLAALAAATCLCAPAAHAQSLSDTLIGAYNHSGLIQQNRAVLRAADEDVAQSVAALRPALEYSAGYTYGSTAFTSSSINETATGNVALTASLLLYDFGRTRLSIDAAKETVLATRDALKGIEQDVLLRALAAHMNVRRSIEFVSLAENSVRLIAEELRAAQDRFEVGEVTRTDVSLAEARLASARSTLAAAQGNLAQSREEYRAAVGVYPTSPGAPGALPRTAESLETARDISIRSHPDMAQAKRNVTISEINIARADSLKRPTVRGFADVTHNFGDLSTGNSRDDARVGLTLSGPIYQGGALASQSRQAIAQRDAARGALHVVRHALGQEVGNAWSAILVAEASVRAGTQQVRAAQEAFDGTREEAQLGARTTLDVLDAEQDLLDAQADLVSAQIDVYIATYQLLSSMGLMSVEHLGLNVPTYDPAAYYNSVRNAPAGLSAQGRELDRVLRAIGKQ, encoded by the coding sequence ATGTCGAGCAGCACCTGGAAATCGAAACTGGCGGCGCTGGCGGCGGCAACGTGCCTTTGCGCACCCGCGGCCCACGCCCAATCCCTGTCGGACACGCTGATCGGGGCCTACAACCACTCGGGCCTCATCCAGCAGAACCGCGCCGTGTTGCGCGCCGCCGACGAAGACGTGGCGCAATCCGTTGCGGCTCTTCGCCCCGCTCTGGAATATTCCGCGGGCTACACCTACGGCTCCACGGCCTTCACAAGCTCCAGCATCAACGAGACGGCTACTGGAAACGTCGCCCTGACCGCAAGCCTGTTGCTCTATGATTTCGGCCGCACGCGGCTCTCGATCGACGCCGCCAAGGAAACGGTGCTGGCCACGCGCGATGCGCTGAAGGGCATCGAGCAGGATGTGCTTCTGCGCGCGCTTGCCGCGCATATGAATGTGCGCCGGAGCATCGAATTCGTCTCGCTTGCCGAGAACTCCGTGCGCCTGATCGCCGAAGAACTGCGCGCCGCGCAGGATCGCTTCGAGGTCGGGGAAGTGACGCGCACGGATGTTTCGCTCGCCGAGGCCCGACTGGCTTCCGCCCGCTCAACGCTTGCAGCCGCGCAGGGCAACCTGGCGCAATCCCGTGAGGAATACCGTGCAGCCGTGGGCGTTTACCCGACGAGCCCCGGTGCCCCCGGCGCCCTGCCGCGCACCGCAGAGTCGCTGGAAACCGCGCGGGACATCTCGATCCGCAGCCACCCGGACATGGCACAGGCCAAGCGCAACGTGACGATCTCCGAGATCAACATCGCGCGGGCGGATTCGCTCAAACGGCCCACGGTGCGGGGCTTTGCCGATGTGACCCACAATTTCGGCGATCTCTCGACGGGCAACAGCCGGGATGACGCCCGCGTCGGGCTGACGCTCTCTGGCCCGATTTACCAGGGCGGCGCGCTGGCGTCGCAAAGCCGGCAGGCCATCGCGCAGCGCGATGCCGCCCGCGGCGCGCTGCATGTGGTGCGCCATGCGCTGGGGCAGGAAGTCGGCAACGCGTGGTCGGCGATCCTCGTGGCCGAGGCCAGCGTGCGCGCCGGCACCCAGCAGGTGCGGGCCGCGCAGGAAGCCTTCGACGGTACCCGCGAGGAAGCCCAGCTCGGCGCGCGCACGACGCTGGACGTGCTTGACGCGGAACAGGATCTGCTCGACGCGCAGGCCGATCTCGTCTCCGCCCAGATCGATGTCTACATCGCGACGTACCAGCTTTTGTCGTCCATGGGTCTGATGAGCGTGGAACATCTGGGGCTGAACGTGCCCACTTATGATCCGGCGGCCTACTACAATTCGGTGCGCAACGCGCCCGCCGGCCTGAGCGCGCAGGGGCGCGAGCTGGATCGCGTCCTGCGGGCCATCGGCAAACAGTAA